atttaatttaaaataaacaaggcCATCCCTGAAAGAGACGTTATCTGGATGGGAGTAAATATTTGATAGTGCCTTTCCAGATgcaaccccataccatcagagatgcaGGCTTATAAACTGAGCGCTGATAAGAAGCTGGATGGTCCCTTCCTCCCCTCTTGAGTGTGCAGAACACGGCGTCTGTGGTTTCCATAATGAATTTCTCATTTTGattaatctgaccacagaacagttTTCCATTTTGTTTCAGTCTATTTTAAATGAACTTTGGACCAGAGAAGATGGTGATGTTTCTGGGTCGTGTTGACATATGGCTTCATGATACAGCTTTAACTCGCATCTGTGAATTGCACAGCAAATTAAGTTTATAGACGATGATTTCTGGAAGTGTTTCTGAGTCCATGCAGTGATTACCAGTACAGAATCATGCctgttttaatgcagtgctgctCAAAGGCCCGAAGATCACAAGCATCCAATACTGACCATCAGCCTCGTCCCTAGTGCACAgggatttctccagattctctgaatcttttcatgatgatattatgtactgtagatggtgagGTCATAATTTTACATTGAGGAACATTTGAATGAAATTGTTCCACAATTTTTAGATGCAGTTCTTTACAGATTGGTGAAtctctgtccatctttgcttATGAGAGACTCTCTAAAATGCTCTTTTCATACCCAGTCACGTGACTTACTTGCTAATTGCTCCCTCAGctgttttcttaattttctagCCTTTTGCTACCCCTCCAAACTTTTTTAAGATGTTTTGCTGAtcattttgtaaataattttcATGAAATGCTAAAATATCTTTCAGTATCCAATATGTAGCCTATCAGCTGTATcctagaggttaaggtgctggtccagtaatcagaaggttgccggaaAATGATCTTgtagcctcaccactgccaggttgcccttgAACAAtgctcttaaccctcaaatgcttagattgtatactgtcacaaatgtaaatcACTTTAGATGAAAccatctgcttaatgctgaaaatgtaaatatgtgttctgtgttttattgtaaataaaaatgtgggtCCATAAAATTTGCattcttttttatgtttatttacattttacacaggatcccaactttttgaaattgaggttttaaaataaaatgttgaatctAATGAAATTTACCACACCGACTCACCAGGATTCCTTTTATCTTTAAAAtttgacacatacacacaaacacaaacacacacacacacacacacacagttagaaTAAGTTGTGTTTAGGTGGATCAGAACCACTTCATGTTGCTgcactacatttataataacagtaaaatgcTGCTGCTGTGATATTAATGATGAAAATACTTACTCAGCTCTTCTGGATTCTTTCACAACTGGCAGCAGCTTCAGAAGACATTCATCTGATCTGTTATATTTCCTCAAATCAAATTTCTCCAGATCTTCTTCTGAgttcagcaacacaaacaccagtgCTGACCACTGAGCAGGAGAGAGACTGGTTCCACTGAGACAACCAGAATCATCAAATACATAACGTGGTTTTATTCTATTCAGGTAAGTCTGGACCTCCTGCACCAGAGAATGATCattcagttcattcagacagtggaacagattgatggatttctCTGGTGAGGGATTCTTCCTGATCTTCTCCTTGATGTACTTAACAGTTTCCTGTTTACTGTGAGATTTACTTCCTGTCTTTGTCAGTAGGTCTCGTAAGAGAGTCTGATTGGACTCCAGTGAGAGACCCAGAAGGAAGCGAATGAAAAGGTCCAGCTGTCCATTTTCACTCTGTAAGGCCTTGTCCACTGCACTCTTGAGGAAATTAGACATGCTGGACTTGGTGAACAGATCAGACAGATCAGTGGTTTGTTGTTCTGTTGGATTTTTGCTGATGAAGcagataaatgcaaataaagcagcCAGAAACTCCTGGACGCTCAGGTGAACAAAGCTGAAGACCTTCCCCAGGTGTAACCCAAACTCCTCTCTGAAGATCTGGGTGCACACTCCTGAGTACACTGACACTTCTCTGACATCAATACCACACTCTCTCAGGTCTTCTtcatagaagatcaggtttcctttctccagctgttggaaagccagttttcccagtgccagtatcatctctctggtctgatgaaggTCGGGTTCACATTTCCCATGATACTTTTGTTCCTTGTGTTTGATCTGAAAGATCAGGAAGTGGGTGAACAtttgagtcagagttttggggatCTCTCCACCCTCTGCTTCACCCAGCATTCTCTCTAGAACAGAGGCTGAAATCCAGCAGAAGATtggaatgtgacacatgatgtagaggcttcttGATGACTTCATGTGTTTGATGATTTTACTGGCCAGGTCCTCATCACTGATACTCTTCCTGAAGTACTCCTCTTTCTGAGGATCACTGAAACCTCGTACCTCTGTTATCTGGGCTACACACTCAGGagggatctgattggctgcAGCTGGTCGAGAGGTGATCCAGAGGAGAGCAGAGGGAAGCAGGTTCCCCTTGATGAGGTTCATCAGCAGCACATCCACTGAGGCTGATTCTGTTACATCCCTCACAGTCTCATTGTTCTGGAAGTTTAGAGGAAgtcgacactcatccagaccatcaaagATAAAAATTATCTTGTAGATGCTGcagtttattgattttattcttttaaattctggaaaaaaataatgaagaagCTCCATCAGACTGAGATGTTCCTCCTTCATCAGATTCAGCTCTCTAAAGGGAAGTGGGAACATGAAGAAAACGTCCTGATTGGCTTTTCCTTCAGCCCAgtccagaatgaacttctgcacagagacggtttttccaattccagcaactcctttagtcagcacagttctgatggCCATGTCTTTAAAGAGGTCGTTACAGTTGATGGGTTTCTCCTGTGTTGTTGGTCTCCTGGATGTCGTTTCAATCTGTCTCacctcatgttcattattgaCGTCTCCACTCGAACCCTCTGTGATGTAGAGCTCAGTGTAGATCTGATCCAGGAGAACTGATGATCCAGGCTGTGAGATTCCTTCATTAATTCTTTTATATTTCTCTATCAGTTTGGTTTTGAGGTTCTTCTGATAAACAGAGACCAGCTCTAATAAACAGAAGAACATGAAGATAAATATTTCACTGTATGTACCAGAGTAGAAAATCTAAATTTATTTACTAATCTAATATGTCTGATCATCTCTATCAGATACTGATTTATTCAGACATAACAGTCCATACTGATCAGATTTAATGACAGAGTTCTGATATCAGTTTGCTgctattaatgttttattagtattagaaAGATCAAAACTGAACTGAATATTAAGCAACTAactaccagcacgacacacttTACTATTATACACCTACAATTTCATAGCAAATGTTGTAAATGATGAtaacttttcaggtttttttttagttattgtagtttttaataaaaaataacattatattGTAGTTCTTCTTAAATAGAAGTGATGGAATAAAACCAGCAGCTCTTACTGGTCTGCAGTGTGTTGGCTAAATCTGTCTGGTTCATCTTCTTCAGGACATGTAGTGTGATCTTCAGCACCTCCTCTCTGAAACTACATTGATCCTCCTCATCCTTCACCTCAGCGCATTCTGGGTAATCTGGACTCAGTATCTTCTTATATTTATTCAGCTCATTCTTCAACAGAGTGAAGACTTTCTGCTCCAGCTCctgacaaaattacagtaactagatataaaaaatgttaaacctaGACTGGTACAGTCAGCTCTAAAATAATTGGTTCCCtactaaaagtaaaatgtggattaattaaaacattaagtatAATTTAAAAAGGTAAAACTTTATAAGACTGCCAGAACCTTAATTAAAATACTATAACAAAGTGTAGGGGTGTACAGGACAACTAGCAGTTGTTTAGAAGAAACTGACTTTTAGGAGTAGGTTATCCAGTTAGGTTTAGAAATAGAAGTACTGATCGATCGTGTGGTGATATGTTGGTGGATCATGTAACTAACGTATCATACTTGATCACAGTTCCAACACAGCGCTCACATCACTGTAGTTTcctaattattatgttttaatgaACTGATCAGTGTGTTTGGTGATCTGGTTTGTCACTTTAAACGACCGCTGGTTGTTTCCTGGTTAACTCACACCGTAGAGATACTGTGGGGTCAAATCCCACCTTAGGTCATCAGATAACATTTGTTTCCTTTGGCCTCTGATTATGTTCAGTCACTGCTCTTGGGTCTAGAATCAGCTTGGTGATGAGTCTGTGTACCATCTTTCTTCATCACTCATTACATTTATGAAACTTTAAATGAGTTTGTAGACTGTAGATGACTGATcagttattgtttattacaccaCATAAACTGTAATCCTCTTTGATTAAGCATTATGTCACTGCTAATAGTTTCACTGTGGAAATTTCTGCAATatcaaaaagaataaaattttGTAGACGTGCCTGATCACACACAAGTTCCACACAGAGACTCAGATACACACCTTAAATACTGAATCCAACTCATTTCTGCTGCTTCTTTCTGATTTCTTGAATTTCTCTTGTTTTCTGTAAACAATCAAAGCATTAAGTtcaatctacaaccccaaatcagaaaaagttgggacagcatggaaaatgcaaataaaataaaaacacagtttcttacattgactttgactttaattggatgtcagacaggatgaaccttagatatttcatcttttatctgctcaacttaatttaatttattaataaaaatccattcctgcatttcaggccttaagatgtgcagcagtacgggggggtcgttgttgtttcaaaattctccacacgttctctattggggacaggtcaggactgcaggcgggccagtccagtccccgtaccctcttcttccacagccacacCTTCGTactgtgtgcagcaggtggttttgcatcgtcttgttgaaaaatgctggacgtctcTGGacaagacgacgtcttgaaggcagcacatgttgctctaagatctcaatgtacttttctgcattaatgctgcatcacagagtgtaaatgacctttaccaagggcactgacacacccccataccatgatacaccctggtactgacacacccccataccatgatacaccctggtactgacacacccccataccatgatacaccctggtactgacaccccccccataccatgatacaccctggtactgacacacccccataccatgacagaccctggcttttggatttgttgctgataacagtctggacggtccttttcgtctttggtccggagcacacagagtccaaaaaagacctggaatgctgattcatccgaccacaatacatgtttccactgtgtgatggtccatcctagatgcctccaagcccagagaagttgacgccgcttctggacatggttaacataaggcttcttttttgcacagtaaagtgttaagtatgatttgtgcagtaactctgtattgtagagcttgataaaggtttgataaactaatccctcacccatgtggttatatcagctagtgttgagtggaggttcttgatgccgtctgagggatggaagatcacgagcgttcagattaagctgcaccctccacctttacacactgaaattcctcctgattccttgaatggtttaatgttattctgctctgtagtgggagaacatgcaaatcccttccaatctttcattgaggtttattgtttttaaatattttaatcattttctcacacatttgtggacaaactggatcctctgatcatctttactcatcagagactctcagcctttcc
This portion of the Trichomycterus rosablanca isolate fTriRos1 unplaced genomic scaffold, fTriRos1.hap1 scaffold_404, whole genome shotgun sequence genome encodes:
- the LOC134308017 gene encoding NLR family CARD domain-containing protein 3-like, yielding MNNRIDVGRVGGSVEFKSWIQGERSDPPEPSSVSIKSDRSMEDPPKFSDREHSTDLRSEESKRSDSPEPSCVSMKSDRSMKDPMNFREGNSSTDLRKQEKFKKSERSSRNELDSVFKELEQKVFTLLKNELNKYKKILSPDYPECAEVKDEEDQCSFREEVLKITLHVLKKMNQTDLANTLQTKLVSVYQKNLKTKLIEKYKRINEGISQPGSSVLLDQIYTELYITEGSSGDVNNEHEVRQIETTSRRPTTQEKPINCNDLFKDMAIRTVLTKGVAGIGKTVSVQKFILDWAEGKANQDVFFMFPLPFRELNLMKEEHLSLMELLHYFFPEFKRIKSINCSIYKIIFIFDGLDECRLPLNFQNNETVRDVTESASVDVLLMNLIKGNLLPSALLWITSRPAAANQIPPECVAQITEVRGFSDPQKEEYFRKSISDEDLASKIIKHMKSSRSLYIMCHIPIFCWISASVLERMLGEAEGGEIPKTLTQMFTHFLIFQIKHKEQKYHGKCEPDLHQTREMILALGKLAFQQLEKGNLIFYEEDLRECGIDVREVSVYSGVCTQIFREEFGLHLGKVFSFVHLSVQEFLAALFAFICFISKNPTEQQTTDLSDLFTKSSMSNFLKSAVDKALQSENGQLDLFIRFLLGLSLESNQTLLRDLLTKTGSKSHSKQETVKYIKEKIRKNPSPEKSINLFHCLNELNDHSLVQEVQTYLNRIKPRYVFDDSGCLSGTSLSPAQWSALVFVLLNSEEDLEKFDLRKYNRSDECLLKLLPVVKESRRAE